The DNA window GCGTCAGGTTTCAAAAAAATAGAGTAGTAGTTTGGGAAGATCCGAGGGGGAAAATGAAGCTTCACTTCACCCCTCGGAAAAAACCCTTCAGGAAATCCAGTTTCAGGACGTCCAGTTGTAACCGTCAGTGGGCGGACCGCCTTCTTTCGCAGGTCCACCGTGAACGCCTACCGGCTCCATTTCGTCCTTATCTGGACCACCCGATCCGCCGAGAGCAGAGTCTGGGTGATCGACGGGATCAAACGCTCCATCGTCAAGTTCAATTCCAACTGGATCTGGCGTTGCGCCACGAAGCGTTTCACCTATTGGATATGCTCCGGGAAGCACGGAAATGATGATCTCGTTATTAAAAGCGATGACCATCGGATGCTGCGGCAGCCACTGCTCTGTCCACATAGTGACGATCGCTTCTTTCAATCCTGGCTGAGGATCTTGGAAAACGAGGTTGACGATTTGACAATCTCTAACTTTTTCAGAAACCGCACCCCAAATCTTCCGTGCAGCAAGATTAAGGTCGGTTCTATCATCTACGCGAAGCGCGATCGTGACGACATTGCCTGCGCAAGTCGTCGTAGTGATGCTATGGATTTTTACCATTTTTTCTCTTTTTTTTCTCCTTGTAGGCCTCTAGAAACCAGGAAGTGGTAATCCATCCGGCCCCCCAGTAGGGATTGGACGGAGCCGACTCAGATTGTCTTTTCGACGGACATGTCCTTGACAGCCTCCAGCAATGCAGACGCCATTCAAGCCGACTGCTAAGCCGCGGCAGCAAATAGGTCTACGCCGGACGAATGTTCGGATGAAATTCTCAGGAACTTCAGCTAAGACCAGATTGACGATTACGCCACAGTTTGGACAGAGATCGTAAATTTGCCTCCAAAGACCGCTACAGACTACTGGAAAGTTTTCTGCGGTAGTCTCCTCTGGAGTGAATTGAGGAATTTCCAGATTTTTTATCGTAAAGTTGTGACTCATTCTTTCCTCCTTCAAGCCTTACGGCCTATTTGATTCGGATTTGAAAAGACACGAATCTTCTCAAGTCCAAACCAAATTAGGATCAACCCGCCTTCGTCAAGACTACGGCGCGGTAGAGTGTTTTCTCGAACTTACATAAAGGTAAGATTCTGAAAACAACTCTAAAACCTTTAACCAAACTACTTACTCTCAGTGATTACTGCCACGGCAATAAATCAATGAGAGTATTTACTCTTCTACCCAGATTAAAATTTCAAAAACTCTGCTGCCAGAGATCATCAACACTTGTCATTTTATGTTGAGTTCTTAGGCTTGAACTTATACTTGAACTTATCCTTCTCCTTTTCCTTCCCCTTAACCTACGAAGAATAAGGATAAGGATTAGGGGATGGATTAGTTCAAGTTCAAGCCTAAGGTTATAATTCCTTGCAATACTTTTCTAGGTATACTTTCCTACGTATACTTTTCAATCTCAACAAGTAACTTGGCAACTTCCTCATACAGCTCTTCAGGAATTTCTTTCCCCGACTGCAACTTACAAGCTTGTTTTACCACTTGCTGACTTTCTTCAATCGGCACCCCATAGCGGAGCGCCGTGCGCGTCATTTCCTGAGAAACTTTACCGCGCCCAATACAAGAAACTTTTGGCGCATTTTCCCCGGCTGAATAATCCAGTGCAATTGCAACTTTTTCTTTTTTTGTTGAATTCATTTTAGCGCAACTCCCGAGTTGTACCTGGCGAGCGTGGCTGCAGTTCTTGATTGTCTTTTGACTTTGCGCCATTTTGATTTGCAGCTAAATTCTTAACCACATCTTCTGCAGAACTTCCCGGTAAAACAATTCCTGCGCTAAGTCCCGGAATTAAACTAGTTCCCTCACTGACGGGCAGGTGTAGAATAAATTCTGTGCCTATGCCGATGCGGCTTTCCACCGTAAGTGAACCGCCGTTACGCTTCATTAATGTATAGGCTGCAGCAAGCCCCATGCCATTACCCGACAAACTCAAGCCCGTGCCAGGATCGAGATTTTTTGTAGTAAAGAAAGGCTCAAAGCAACGGCGCTTAGTATCTTCATCCATCCCCGCACCGTTATCGCGAATTGAGATGCGCACATATTGACCATAAGGCAAATTGCGCTCGCCACTATCTTGGTCGAGCCTGACTTTTTCAGAGCTAATTTCAATCACGCCACCCTCAGCCGTGGCTTCGTAGGCATTGGTGATGATACTTGCAATCACTTGCTTGAGTTGTCCTGGGTCGACGTAAATGTTGGGCAGCTCCTTACCGGGACGAATCTTCACGGTGCGCTTCGCTCGCACTTGCTCCGGAAGACTTTCGACAATGCCCTGTAAAATATAATTTAAATCTGCAGTCTCGCGTTCTGGACGCTCAAGTTGAGCAAAACTCATCAATTGCTTTACGAGCTGTGCCCCGCGAGTTGCAGCTTCAGTGATTAATTCTGAAGCACGCACTACTTTTTCCGGCACTTTAGCTTGGAGCTCAAGTAACGAAGCTTGGCCTAAGATCGCCTGGAGCAAGTTATTAAAATTATGCGCAATGCCTGCCGCAAGTAGGCCCGCGGTGCGCATTCTTTCGCCTTCGGCCATACGTAATTCAAAGCGTTTAGCTAATAAAACGGCGGCGATTTCATTGGCTAAACTTTTTAAGAGTGTAATATCGTCATCGCCAAAACCGCGATCATCGACAGAAGGCTGCACGGCAAGCACTCCCAGCACTTGCCCACCCGCTAAGAGTGGCATCACCACTACTGAACTAATTGCCAGACGGGAGAAAATTTTACGATCTCCAAATTGCAGACGCGCTTCTTCGGGTTTATCAATAATTACTGGTTCACGTGTTTTTACGGCGGTGGCAATGGCATTATTTGCACCGGTAATTTCGATATTAACTTCAACTAGCCTGCGACGTAGCCCCGGTCCATAAGCTGATTGCCCAACAATGCGCGAGCCAGTTTCATTGACAAGTCCTAACCAGAGTCGTTTTAGACCAAGCTCATCGCGGATAATCGTAAAGGCGTTAAGGAAAATATCATCGGTGGAGAGATTGCGTGAAAGCTCATGGCTCATGCGATAAAGCGCAGCTAAATTTTTTGTCTGTCGGCGATAGACGGTAAATAAATTGGCTTGGCGCGCGGCTAGTCCAATCTGCGAGGCGGCAGATGAAACCAACATCACATCGCCACCATCAAAAGCAGTGGCTTTTTTGCTAAAAATACAAATTGTTCCCAGCGTCTCGTCTTCAACTGTAATTGGCACAAAGAGCGCACTATGTAGGCTTTCTTCTTCAGAAAGGATGATATCGATGCGCGGATCGAGGCGAATATCAGGAATTGCTAGCGCTTGACCGTGGGTGGCAACTTGCCGCGCTGCTGTTTCGAGGTTTTTAAGCACACGAGAATTTGTCTGCAGATTTTCTTGAAACCCATGAGCAGCAAAGAAATTTTTCTTAGTTTTTACATTCGGCGCAAATAAAAAGCACAGCCCTGCATCAGCGCGAGTCGCATCACAGAGTGCCACCAGTCCGCGTTCGGCAATGTTATGTGGATCTAAGAAACCACGAATTGCCGAAGAAACCGTATAGAGTGCGCGAATCTTACGATTCTGCACAACAAGTGATTCCTGAGCCTCGCGTCGTGATGTAATATCAATTCCAAAGCCGTCCCAGCCAGTTAATTTTTGATTTTCGTAAACCGGCACAAGGCGCACAAATAACCAGCGCACATTTCCAGAGACGCGATTGATCACCCGAAATTCCTGGTCAAAACTTGAGCGCGCATCGCGCATTTCTGTGGCTAGCGTTTTAACCCGATCTTGATCGTCAGGATGGACAAAATCAAACCAATGCACACGACTGACCCCGCGAATGTCTTCGGGGTTCATGCCAAAGAAATCCAAGGCCCGGCGACTGACAAAGGTCAGCTTCTGTTCTGGGTCGGAGTGAAAAATAATTGCATCAGAATGTTCAACTAAGCGGCGATAACGCGATTCTGACTCATCACTAGCGGCAGTATTTTCTGCGGGAATTTTTGGGCTTGTAGCAATTTCTTTTGAGCGCAAGCTCGGCGTTGTCTCAGCAGCTGAGTTTTTGACTAATGAAATCGCCATCACCTCAGCAAGTTCATCTAATCCTTCACGGATTGAATCCCAAGCGATTTGACTTGGCTCAGAAAAATAAACTTGAATCGCACCTAAGTATTCGTCGTTAAAGACCAGTGGGATGGCCAGTGCTTGTGCAAGGTTGAGATTGAATAATTTATCGACGACGCTACGTTTGGCTGCATTACCAAACTTCGCCAGCTCAAAGGGTTGCAGTGTGTGTTTAAGCTCTGTCGTAATCTCATCGCTTAAAACTTTAAGATCTTGGTCGTTAGTGATTTCAAGCTGGTCATGGATCCAGGTAATCAGGCGTTTTTCTGGGAATTCAGTGGAGACAATCGTCAGCGCACAGCCTGACTCTAGGCCAATTAGCTCAGCGGCTTTGAGCACAAGCTCACGCGCTGTCATCCGTCGTTTTAATGACCGACGTATATTCAGATACCAATCGTGCATTTACTACTGCTTCCCTACTACTAGCACTTTGGCGCGGCGCACTTTCTCGGTCAGTCCATACAGCGCAATCTCTTGATGTTGCTGTCTGCGGCTTGCGCGAATGTGCGGGTCGCCTTCAGACTCACGGAATTCTTGGCGGAACTCATTTTCATCCATCATCAGTCGACGACGACGTTTACGACGTTCCAACCAATAAAATACCAACCCCAGTATCGCACTAATTGCAAGTATTGGGGAAAGCAAGTTGAACAAGAAATTTCGGATAAAACTATTTCCAACTTGAGTATAATATCCCTGCTCGTTAAGATTTACCGAATTTAGACTCTCGGTTAAACTATTCAGCGAACCAACAGTAAGCCATAAGCTCCAGACAATAAACACAATGCAAATTAGCGTTGCGCTAAGCGTCTTTAAGATTTCAGAAAAATACTCTTTTGCACTCCCGCCAGTAATGCGCTTCAACCCAGCACTAAAACTCAAACGGCTGAAATCACAGCCAAGTGCTTTAGTTGAAATCCCAGGTCCAACTTGCAACAATTCAATTGCAAACACGCCAACCAGTAGGGGGCAAATTATTACCCAAAAAATTCCAACAACTACCTTAAGCCAAAGTTTGGCGAATAATACCATATTTTGGTAGGAAAAGTCTCGTACGCTGCTAAAATTTTCCTCACTAAGTATCTGAAACTCTTTAAATTTATTTGTGAATAAAAATATGCAGGAAATACAAATAGTTAGCGCAACAGCGGCAGTAAGCTCCTTTGCCCGAGACACGTCTCCGTCTCGCCTAGCCTTGGTTAGTTTTTTCTTTGTTGGCTCATATTTCTTCTCTAGGGCCATGCCTCAACCTCGAAACTGTCTGAGTGAAATCAAGCTCTGCAGTAAGGGACCAAAAGAAATTAATTCGTAATTCAATGTCACTAACATTAACCCTAGGCCCGCAATCAGTTTGAGGTTGGTATATTCAGCGGCAAGTGACACCCGACCTTGAAACATTCTGGCACTAATCCCCGAGACTAGGTCAACGACAAAACTGAATAATAAAACTGGACTAGCAATTACCACTGCAGCAAGAAAAACATGGGAGTAAACTCGCACGCTCTCAAACAAGAAGCCCAAGCCCACAACACTCAAAGGCTGACTAAGCGGGAAGTGCTTAAATGAGAATGCAATTAAGTCGACACAAACCATGTAACCGCCCGTGGCAAAGACGCAAGCAAGCGTAAGTGGCGACATCAGGTGCTCTAAAACCGAGGCTTGCGATCCAATTTCAGGATTAACTTGCTCGCCGTAGTTAGCCCCACGCGCAAAGTCAATCATGCGCGCTGCCACTGCTAAGACTTCACTAATAATTGCCAAAGGAATGCCCCAGAGGATCCCCAGTAGCGCTTGCTGCAATGCCCAATAAAAAAGTGTCGTCAAGTTAAGTTCGATTGCATGCTTCAGCTCAAGCTCAGGTAAAAGATAAACTGCCACCACAAGCGCAAGTATCAAAATCCCACTCGGTCGGAGCGCGCTTCTTAAAATTGGGATTACGCTCAGTAAGCAAAAAACCCGCACCAGCACTAATCCAGCTGTCCAAGCAAGTGCCGGCAAACTCAGCTGCATCAGTTCGCTGGCCATACACTCCTCACCCTAGTTTAAAAATTCCGGGAAGTTCCTGGAAAGTAAGATCCATTAACTCCAGTAAACTCTGACAGAAAACGGGCCCGAGTAGGAAAAAAACCAGGCAAACCGCAGCAAGTTTTGGTAAATAACTGAGCGTTTGATCTTGGATTTGAGTGACTGCCTGAAAAATACTGATCACAAACCCGACCAACATTGCCGCAGCAAGTGGCACGGCAGAAGCAATCACTGCCATAGTCAGCCCATGAGTTAATCCACCTGGTCCGTAAATCAATTCATTCATAGTTCAGACTATCCAGTTTAGGCTGCATAACTTAGTACTAAGGCTTGGGTTAATCTAAACCAACCATCAGCAGCAACAAAAAGTAATATTTTAGCCGGTAGCGCCACAGTCATGGGGCTGACCATTGTCATTCCCAAAGCGACAAGCAAATTACTCACGACTAAGTCAATCACTAAAAATGGAATAAAGAGCATTACTCCCATCGCAAAAGCACTTTTTAATTCTGAAATTAGAAATGCAGGAATTAAAGAAAAATACGATTCGTTCTCGGCTAAGCACTCTGCACTAGATTTTTTTTGAGCTACTTGCCCAGTTCCACAGCGTTTGTCGACTCGTGCAAAATATGCCCGCTCACGTGGAAAGGCGTGGGCTTCTAAAAATTCCCTGAGTGGACTGAGTGCTGAACTGAGGACATTAAACGCGCTGATTTTTTCGCTTAAACTCCCAGTCATGCTTGCGCTGCCAACTGGCGGCGCTGCGCTATTAATTGTCAGATTAAGCTTTTGCTCAATCGCGACGACAACAGGCTGCATAATGTGACAAGTCAGCACCAGTGAGACCAACCCAATCACTGCTGCAGATGGAGTTTGCTGCAACCCTAACGCTTGACGCAGTAAACCAAAAACAATGCTCAATTTGAGATAAGACGTCACAGCCAGTAAGCAAAAGGGCAGCATTGCCAAAAATACCATCACTCCAACAAACCCCAGCGGTGCTGACTTCTCTGCAGTAGCTAAGGTTTGAGCTAAGACTTCAAATCCTGTCATGGCAGCACCTTTAGGCAAGCTGCTTTTGCACCTGGCTCGCTAGTCTCTGGCTGCTTTTGCTCTTTCATTAAATTTTGTTCGCGGAGGTCCTCGGCTTCCAAATTTTCCGAGACGACAAGGCGCAACTTTGTGATTTCGCGAAGGTCGCCCTCGATCTGCGTTTGGCGTTTACGGCATTGATCTAATTCTTGATGCTCATAGGCAATTGCAGCTTCAAGCACTTGGCGATGTTCATCTAGTTTTTTTAACTGACTGCCAACTTGAGCGCGCATAATGCGCGCCCCAAAGTCAAAGTTCTCGATTAATTCAGCTTTACCGCGTGCAATGATTTTACTTTCACCAATACTCACAAGGCGCTTTTTGTTTTGTCGCTCTTGGATATCGCTTAAACACTTAATTGTGGCATGCAGGCGCTGCAAAGCTACGAGCACCTTCTCTTGTTCAGCAGCGAGGCGCTTAAGCGTTGTCAGATAAGAGTGCTCGTGCGTTTTTTCTCGTGCCAGAGCAATCTTTAAGCGCCTCAGCTTTAACTGCGTAGCGCTTGGACTTGAAAGTGTTTGACTATCGGCGCTCATTAATTGCCTCCAAACTGCTGAATCCGTTTAGCGGCGTTTGATGCCGCCTCGGCAACGTTGGTAACAAGATGCGTGCGCAATTGCACATTTTGCACTTGGATCTGATAATCAAGTAGGGCTTTCATGTCCGTGGGCTTGGCATCAAGCCCAGGCAGCGCTGTGACTTTGTCTAATTTCTCACTCACAGCATGTAAGTGCTCGAGAAAGCTTTTCCCGCCAGTAGTCTTTAAGTCTGGAGACTGCTGAGTTAATGCCATATTCTCAATTTTTCCAAAGCCTTGACTTGGATTGATTGAACTAATTTCCATAAAATTCACCCTCCCTTGGTTTAGAGGGCAGTAAAAATAGGTTGATTAATTGCCCTCAATATTATTTTCGTCCGTTTTGGGGCAATTGTTGCTTTGCTCGAAAAAAATAAATTGCTAGAGTCTCAATACTTGCCAAAGTACTGTGGCTAGCAGCCGAGATTACTAGAGTTAAATCATGGGGATTTCTATTTTTAATGACGACTACAAGTGAAAGGTTGATTGTTGCCCTCGATGGGCTTTCCCGCCATGAAGCATTAGAACTGGCAGAACTTCTCTCCGGTTATGTCTGGGGCTTTAAAGTCAATGATTTACTGGTTGAGTATGGTGTGCAAATCGTTAAAGACTTGAAGGCTCAGGGTAATGTCTTTGCGGATCCAAAACTACATGACATCCCCAACACTGTCGCTAACGGAGTGCGCCGCTTAGTCGAAGCTGGCGCGCAAATTATCACAGTACATGCCAGTGGCGCGGAAACAATGATTCGTGCAGCAGTTACTCAGGCAAAGTCCTGCAAAATTGTAGCTGTTACTGCGCTAACTTCTCTCTCGCACGAAGAATGCGAAAAAACATATGGCAAGTCTCCGGCAAACCTGGTGAAACACTTTGCCACCTTGGCACTAAACGCGGGCGCGCATGGCATTGTCTGCTCACCACTTGAACTCGAACTATTTCCAAAAACTGAGAATTTCATTCGCATCGTTCCAGGCATTCGCCCAGAATGGGTTGAGACAACAAAAGCCGCCGCAACAGCAGACGATCAAAGCCGCATTGCAACACCAAAAGCTGCGCTCGATCGCGGGGCAACTTATCTTGTCGTGGGACGCCCGATTACTCACTCGAATGATCCCGTGGAGAGCACTAAGCGGATTCTCGGCGAATTAAGAGGGTAAGTTTCTCAAGTTGAGCGCAACAGTAAAGTTATTCGGCTTAGGCTTGAACTTTTACTGAATCCTTTAGCTTAAAAGGTTAAGTAAAAGTTCAAGCCTAAGCCCAAGGAGATCACCAGCATGTATTTACAGCTTCAATCGGACACTTGAGCCAAAGTCCCATGTCGGATATGTTATAGCCCCATGAGCGATCAATTAATTGGTAAATATCGAGTCATTGAAACTCTCGGCCAAGGTTCGATGGGTGTTGTCTATAAAGCTGAAGATCCAGAAATTGGTCGGCTGGTTGCGATCAAAACACTACGTAGCGTGTATATGGGTGATGATTCGCGAGGCAACGAAGCGCTCGCGCGCTTTCGCCAAGAAGCCCGTTCCGCTGGGAAATTACGCCATCCACATATCGTCATGATTTTTGAGGCTGGAAAAACCTCAAACGGCTCGCCCTATATCGTGATGGATTTCATTGAAGGCACAAGCCTTGATAAATTAATTGGCAAAGATAAAAAATTACCCCCCAAAGATGCGATTCACTATTTAGCCCAAATCGCTAGCGCAATTGATTATGCTCATGCGCAAAGCATTATCCATCGCGACATTAAACCAAGTAACGTCATTATTGATAACTCGCGTAAAGCGCACTTACTTGATTTCGGTGTAGCAAAACTCGCGGATACTTCACTAACCCCAGCGGGCACAGTTGTCGGCACGCCAAGTTACATGTCTCCTGAGCAAATCCGCGGCGAGCAGTTAAATGCTGCGGCTGATATTTTTTCCTTTGCGGTAATGGTTTATGAGGCTCTGGCTGGAGTGCGCCCATTCCCAGGCAAAGATTTCACGACGGTTGTCACTAATATTATCCATAATCCACCGCTACGATTATTTGAAGTTGGCTATGAAGGACCAAAAGAAGTGCAGCAAGTGCTGGATAAGGCGCTCTCTAAAGACCGCACGCAGCGCTTTACGAATGCGCTCGAATTCATCGATAAGTTGGGAAAAATATTTTCACTAGCTATCGATGGCAGTGGTGTAATCGGAGAAGCAACTCTACTTCCGCCTGTATCACGTGCAAGTGGAATGCCCGGTGCGCAACCGCCACAAGATATCGCTGTCGACATGACCTTGCCGCTTAGTGCTCCTGAAATTCGTGGAACAATGGTCAATCTTGGGATTAGCCCACCTGAATTGGCTGAAGTCAAACCCCTTGAATCCAAGCCGAGCGCAAACAAACCAAGCGAAATTAAAGCTCCGCAGACGACCCCCGAGGCAAGCAACTCAAATCAAGCAACTGCCACAAACAACAAAGTGGTCGATCCAAAAGTAACTACTGAAAATGCGGCAGATAAGAAACCTGCAGCGCAATCAACGACAACTAAAGTTGCCACGGAAAATCAACCCGAAAAGCAAGCTGAAAAACAAATTCCAAAGCAAAGCGAAAAGCCGAAACAACGTTTTGAACCACTGCAACCAATCGTTACTGAGCGCAGTGAAGATCTGCCACCAGCGTCTCCTGCACAGCAGAATAAAGTTCCGGCAAAATCAGGTTCAATCTTTATTCCTGGCTTGATTGCACTCTGCTTACTTGGTGGCGGTGGATTATACTATGCGCTGAATCAAAAGCATGCAACCGAGGAAGAAACTGCTTCAAGTTCGGCTGATCACTCTGAAGATTCAAATTTCACCTTAAACGAAGAAACAAAGGTCAAAACTCCAGCAGCTGAAACTACTTCGACGCTAGCTACTACTCAGGCAACAACTGCGGTTACAACGCCCACAGAAAAGCCCAGCAGCGCTACGGGGGAACGCTCATTAGTCGAGCTTTTAATGCTTAATCTTACTGCGGATGTAGCGGCGAAGCTCTCGAACAATGAACTTAAGATTTTAATGCTGGGCTCTGATTTAGCTGACGACGTCACGAAACTTTTAATTACTGAACTTGCCAAGCGTAAGCTCAGCGATGTCTCGGGCTATATTGGTTCAATCATGAAGCATAAAAGCTTTCAGATTCGGATTGAAGCCTTAAAGGCTCTGGCTGTGCAGCCCAATCTTACTCAAGACCAAGCCGCGATAAGCTTATTATCAGATCGCTTAAGTGACCCTGATTATTTGGTGCGTGGCTTTGCCGCAAAGGTGATTGGTAAATCCAAGATCTCGCAGGCGCGAACTGCATTAGAAACGCAGCTCCAAACTGAAGAGAATGACACTGTGCGCCAAGTTATGAGCGCGGCTTTAGAAAGTATCAGTACAACTTAAGCAAAGCGTACTTCATTATTTTATTTTCTAAGCAGAAGTAGTGGAAGCACCTTAAGTAACACCTAAAATTATGTCGCCCTTGAATCGTGGATTACAAGGGCGACGACATGCTCAGCCTCTATTTAGTCTTTTTGCCGAAGACTAGTGGCGTAATCCCAAAGCAGGCGAAGATCGCTGCCCCGACAAGCGCCTCAGGATTTGGGCCATTTGCCAAAAAGCAGCCCCAGGCCGCAATTAGGCACATACAGCAAAAGATAACCGCCCCGAAAGTGACCATGTTACTTTCGAATGGGGTCATGCTCTCGACGACGACGATAGGTTTCTGGTCATTTGAACCAGCCATGATTCCCTCCTGGACATGCGTCGGAAAACCTTTTCAAGCTTCCACCACGTCCGCCCAAATCTAAGCGCCTGAGCGGAAGTGGCGAAAAAAAACTTCTACTAATATTTTAAATTCAACGTAACCAAATTTTACAAATATGCAAAATAATCATTTGAAAGCGCAGGGCTCCAGCAAATTTGAACAACCTGTAAGGAAAACCCTGCGCCACGCGAATCAGCACCGTATGCAAGAATTAGGTTTTTTTGATTTTGACACCTTGAACAAACTTTATTGCCGATTTCCTTGCCACTTCAAGCGTAACCCCCTTTTCCGGGCTTGCTCTGCCAATGATCAGCATCGCACTGTAGGGCTTCCCGTTTAGATCAGATGCGCCGGGCTCTGGAATCCAACCAGACAAGACTTGCGCCGTTTCGACGACATTCTTGCCTTTTTCGTTGTGAGTAGCGACCGTGAACTTCCCCTCTGTCTTGATTGTGGGCTTGGCATGCTTGCAGCCTTGATGACGATTGGCCAACATGTCTTTCGGCTTCTGAGAATTGAGGATTTTGAGATCAAGCCAAACCTTAGTCCCATCCTTAGAAGTCCACATCAAATCCTCGGCCGCAAACGACCACGATGTCAGATCTTTTGGAAGTGTGACGTCGTAATTGCCAAGAGTGATTTTGTACGGAGCATCCTTAGACGTATCCTGCAAAGCATAACCTTGCGACACCACGCCCATACAGAATGCCAAAAAAATAACGAGTAGTTTCATTTAGAACCTCCGAGTTCGAAATTTGCTGGATTCCCCAGCGCTCAAGAAACTGATTGCTTGTAATTGCCAGAGCGCTGAAGAATAAAGCTGCTTCTACCCGGATGCTGAATATGAATTTTCAATTCTAGAGCGAACGCTGCGGAGCGATCAGCCGTAGAACAGACAAAGCCTAGAAATCTATCATAATATTAATTAGGAATAAAGGCTGCGCCAACTCTCATATTTAATCATACTTACAAAGATTGCCGTTGCTACCTACTTGATGGTTGATGATAGTTTGATGTTGGTGGCAGCCTGATCCGTAACCGTCTAACAATACAGGACTAATTAATACACTTCTATAGCACAGCTATCCTGGTGATAGCCTAAATTTACAGCCTTAGAACATAATTTATCACCAAAACCTTTTGGCAATTATTTAATTATTTGGCATACATAAGTGGGATTTTTTCGTGGAGTGGGTTTATGCATATTCAAATTTCTAAAATTCTTACAATCAGTGTTTTTATTTTCGCAGCAATTTTTGGACTACAAGCTTGTCAACCGAAACGCCCCCGACCGCAATCTTCAGACTTCGCTGAAACGGCATATCTCGATCATACCGTTCGCTACCGCGGAGAAACATTAGGCTTAATTTCTCTTTGGTATACAGGGAACACAAATAACTGGAAAATGATTGCTGACGCTAACCCACGCTTAAAGCCAAACCAAATCACACTTGGCGATAGAATTCGCATACCACGCCGCTACATTGTCGAATCTCGCCCACTACCCGAAGGATTTATTGCTAAACGCCTAGCAACAAAAACAAAAACTACTAAAGAAGTAGAAACTCAAGTCGCGCCAACTGATAATACCGTCGTCGAGCAACCTCAACCAGTAGAAAATTCGGCTTCCGAAAATACAGAAATGCCAGCTAGCGATCAGCTTCCCACAACTGAAGCCCCACAAGTTGCAGTGGACAATAACACCGTACAACCAGCCACAGGCACTGCGCCGACAGCTGGTAACGATGCTGAGCGTGAAAAGCTACTGGAAGAACTACTTGCTCAGTAATACTCGCCCGGGAATAGCGTGGTCAGACTATGCTGTTAGAAGTTTATCCGGCACCCACACAAGTGGCAGGTGATGATTTATGAACTTTGAACCAGGCAAATTAGTCGCCAAACGCTATGAGGTCATACAAAAGCTTGGCACCGGCGGCATGGGGCTGGTTTATCTCGTGCGCGACAAGGAACTCAATAACGAGGTCGTAGCGCTTAAACTTTTGCATCAGCACCTTGCAGACGATGAAGATGTTTTTGCACGCTTCAGAAATGAAGTCTTAGTAGCCCGCTCCCTTTCACATCCAGCGATCGTGCGCTTACACGACATTGGCAGATCCGAGGAAGGCTTCTTCTACATTTCGATGGAATATGTCGACGGCTCAAGTCTTAAAGACTGGATTCATGACCTGAAGAAGCGTATGGGTGGTGATGAAAACCCACTATCCTTCCCTGCTGCCTTGAAAATTTTCTACCAGATTTGTTGCGGCGTTGCCTACGCACATGGCAAGGGCATTATTCATCGCGACCTCA is part of the bacterium genome and encodes:
- a CDS encoding EscU/YscU/HrcU family type III secretion system export apparatus switch protein encodes the protein MNSTKKEKVAIALDYSAGENAPKVSCIGRGKVSQEMTRTALRYGVPIEESQQVVKQACKLQSGKEIPEELYEEVAKLLVEIEKYT
- a CDS encoding GAF domain-containing protein, which codes for MHDWYLNIRRSLKRRMTARELVLKAAELIGLESGCALTIVSTEFPEKRLITWIHDQLEITNDQDLKVLSDEITTELKHTLQPFELAKFGNAAKRSVVDKLFNLNLAQALAIPLVFNDEYLGAIQVYFSEPSQIAWDSIREGLDELAEVMAISLVKNSAAETTPSLRSKEIATSPKIPAENTAASDESESRYRRLVEHSDAIIFHSDPEQKLTFVSRRALDFFGMNPEDIRGVSRVHWFDFVHPDDQDRVKTLATEMRDARSSFDQEFRVINRVSGNVRWLFVRLVPVYENQKLTGWDGFGIDITSRREAQESLVVQNRKIRALYTVSSAIRGFLDPHNIAERGLVALCDATRADAGLCFLFAPNVKTKKNFFAAHGFQENLQTNSRVLKNLETAARQVATHGQALAIPDIRLDPRIDIILSEEESLHSALFVPITVEDETLGTICIFSKKATAFDGGDVMLVSSAASQIGLAARQANLFTVYRRQTKNLAALYRMSHELSRNLSTDDIFLNAFTIIRDELGLKRLWLGLVNETGSRIVGQSAYGPGLRRRLVEVNIEITGANNAIATAVKTREPVIIDKPEEARLQFGDRKIFSRLAISSVVVMPLLAGGQVLGVLAVQPSVDDRGFGDDDITLLKSLANEIAAVLLAKRFELRMAEGERMRTAGLLAAGIAHNFNNLLQAILGQASLLELQAKVPEKVVRASELITEAATRGAQLVKQLMSFAQLERPERETADLNYILQGIVESLPEQVRAKRTVKIRPGKELPNIYVDPGQLKQVIASIITNAYEATAEGGVIEISSEKVRLDQDSGERNLPYGQYVRISIRDNGAGMDEDTKRRCFEPFFTTKNLDPGTGLSLSGNGMGLAAAYTLMKRNGGSLTVESRIGIGTEFILHLPVSEGTSLIPGLSAGIVLPGSSAEDVVKNLAANQNGAKSKDNQELQPRSPGTTRELR
- a CDS encoding EscU/YscU/HrcU family type III secretion system export apparatus switch protein; translated protein: MALEKKYEPTKKKLTKARRDGDVSRAKELTAAVALTICISCIFLFTNKFKEFQILSEENFSSVRDFSYQNMVLFAKLWLKVVVGIFWVIICPLLVGVFAIELLQVGPGISTKALGCDFSRLSFSAGLKRITGGSAKEYFSEILKTLSATLICIVFIVWSLWLTVGSLNSLTESLNSVNLNEQGYYTQVGNSFIRNFLFNLLSPILAISAILGLVFYWLERRKRRRRLMMDENEFRQEFRESEGDPHIRASRRQQHQEIALYGLTEKVRRAKVLVVGKQ
- a CDS encoding flagellar biosynthetic protein FliR, giving the protein MASELMQLSLPALAWTAGLVLVRVFCLLSVIPILRSALRPSGILILALVVAVYLLPELELKHAIELNLTTLFYWALQQALLGILWGIPLAIISEVLAVAARMIDFARGANYGEQVNPEIGSQASVLEHLMSPLTLACVFATGGYMVCVDLIAFSFKHFPLSQPLSVVGLGFLFESVRVYSHVFLAAVVIASPVLLFSFVVDLVSGISARMFQGRVSLAAEYTNLKLIAGLGLMLVTLNYELISFGPLLQSLISLRQFRG
- a CDS encoding flagellar biosynthetic protein FliQ, with translation MAVIASAVPLAAAMLVGFVISIFQAVTQIQDQTLSYLPKLAAVCLVFFLLGPVFCQSLLELMDLTFQELPGIFKLG